In Nonomuraea sp. NBC_00507, the following are encoded in one genomic region:
- a CDS encoding PP2C family protein-serine/threonine phosphatase: protein MDRVAAEWLEERSTGPHWLGFLADASDLLAGTLDPDMVPAIIAQIVVPRLASWCAVYTSDGAAGPLRLVYLWHADEARIDGLREQLADMDVGAAGTSVTSTLHLADSQVLAVPLTARGRSLGMMCLGRPDRFRDDVIQFADDIGRRAALAMDNARLYAQQAAANRALQRSLLPPNEPDVPGLDYGVIYEPAGEVNEVGGDFYDLFKAGDDSWRFAIGDVCGTGPEAAAVTGLARHTLRLLAREGYGVAAVLGRLNQAILEEGERARFLTLLHGDITPVETGLEVRLVSAGHPEALRLKPNGKVETVTTPQSLLGVFHEVVFEADTLHLDHGDVLLAVTDGVTERRSGGRLLDDDGGLAKLLAECAGLSARAVAERIRRGAAEFASEPSADDLAIVVLRAR from the coding sequence GTGGACAGGGTGGCAGCCGAATGGCTGGAGGAGAGGTCCACCGGACCTCATTGGCTGGGGTTCCTGGCTGACGCGAGCGACTTGCTGGCAGGCACTCTCGACCCCGACATGGTGCCGGCGATCATCGCCCAGATTGTGGTGCCGAGGTTGGCGAGTTGGTGCGCCGTCTACACCTCCGACGGCGCCGCCGGACCGCTGCGGCTGGTCTATCTGTGGCATGCCGACGAAGCCAGGATCGACGGGCTGCGCGAGCAGCTGGCGGACATGGACGTCGGGGCCGCCGGCACCAGCGTCACCTCCACCCTTCACCTGGCCGACTCGCAGGTGCTGGCGGTGCCGCTGACGGCGCGCGGGCGCAGTCTCGGCATGATGTGCCTGGGGCGGCCCGACCGGTTCCGTGACGACGTCATCCAGTTCGCCGACGACATCGGCAGGCGCGCCGCGCTTGCCATGGACAACGCCAGGCTCTACGCCCAGCAGGCCGCCGCCAACCGGGCGCTGCAGCGCAGCCTGCTCCCGCCCAACGAACCCGACGTGCCGGGGCTCGACTACGGTGTCATCTACGAGCCCGCCGGCGAGGTCAACGAGGTCGGCGGCGACTTCTACGACCTGTTCAAGGCGGGCGACGACTCGTGGCGCTTCGCGATCGGTGACGTCTGCGGCACCGGCCCGGAGGCCGCGGCCGTGACCGGCCTCGCCCGGCACACGCTGCGGCTGCTGGCGCGGGAGGGATATGGGGTGGCCGCCGTGCTCGGCCGGCTCAACCAGGCGATCCTGGAGGAGGGGGAGCGGGCCAGGTTCCTCACGCTGCTGCACGGCGACATCACCCCCGTGGAGACCGGTCTGGAGGTCCGCCTGGTGTCGGCGGGGCATCCCGAGGCGCTGCGGCTCAAACCGAACGGCAAGGTCGAGACCGTCACTACGCCGCAGTCGTTGCTCGGGGTCTTCCATGAGGTCGTGTTCGAGGCCGACACCCTCCATCTCGACCACGGCGACGTGCTGCTGGCCGTCACGGACGGGGTGACCGAGCGGCGCTCCGGCGGTCGCCTGCTCGACGACGACGGCGGCCTGGCCAAGCTGCTCGCCGAGTGCGCCGGGCTGTCGGCCAGGGCGGTGGCCGAGCGCATCCGCAGGGGCGCGGCCGAGTTCGCCTCCGAGCCGAGCGCCGACGACCTCGCCATCGTGGTGCTGCGCGCACGCTGA
- a CDS encoding response regulator — protein sequence MAERAKILLVDDREENLIALEAILSSLDLVPVRARSGEEALKALLNTEFALILLDVRMPGMDGFETAAHIKRRERTRNIPIIFLTVVDSAPDYAFRGYAAGAVDYLTKPFDPWVLRAKVSVFTELYNMNKRLAEQASLLRDRLTGELPAGAGDQASVLPELSRRLTAVEDELARIRELARKSQDPALAAPLSDLTDRLTHLRAGFDALS from the coding sequence ATGGCGGAGCGAGCGAAGATCCTCCTGGTAGACGACCGCGAGGAAAACCTCATCGCGCTTGAAGCCATCCTCAGCTCGCTCGACCTGGTGCCGGTACGCGCCCGGTCGGGCGAGGAGGCGCTGAAAGCACTGCTCAACACCGAGTTCGCGCTCATCCTGCTCGACGTGCGGATGCCGGGCATGGATGGGTTCGAGACGGCTGCGCACATCAAGCGGCGCGAGCGGACCAGGAACATTCCGATCATCTTCCTGACCGTGGTGGACAGCGCGCCCGACTACGCCTTCCGCGGCTACGCGGCAGGTGCGGTGGACTATCTGACCAAGCCGTTCGACCCGTGGGTGTTGCGGGCGAAGGTGTCGGTGTTCACCGAGCTCTACAACATGAACAAGCGGCTGGCCGAGCAGGCGTCCCTGCTCCGCGACCGGCTCACCGGCGAGCTGCCGGCCGGGGCCGGTGATCAGGCGTCGGTGCTGCCGGAGCTGTCGCGGCGGCTGACGGCCGTGGAGGATGAGCTGGCCCGGATTCGGGAGCTGGCCCGCAAGTCCCAGGACCCGGCGCTGGCCGCGCCGCTCTCGGACCTCACCGACCGCCTGACGCATTTGCGCGCCGGCTTCGACGCCCTGTCCTGA
- a CDS encoding HAMP domain-containing protein yields the protein MTTAKAALSPEERTYTESDLVPVLETLFSWRDGDFRRRVPHAPPGILSEIRLLLNEVADRREHLSNELVRVRKEVVKEGRFSERLTPGPGVGAWAESVESVNQLIEALVSPVSGAADVIDAVAKGDLSRRIDLDRSARGEVRRLGKAINGMVDQLALFNSEVTRVAREAGTEGRLGGSANLRGMSGSWRDLTEAVNTMSSRVAAQVRDIAVVTTAVAKGDLSRKVTVDAVGEMFELKNTVNTMVDQLSGFAEEVTRVAREVGTEGQLGGQAQVTGVSGVWKDLTDNVNFMANNLTSQVRSIATVATAVAQGNLSKKITVDAQGEILQLKDTLNTMVDQLSSFADEVTRVAREVGTEGKLGGRAEVKGVSGVWKDLTDNVNSMANNLTYQVRNIAQVTTAVANGDLTRKIDVDAQGEILELKSTMNTMVEQLSSFASEVTRVAREVGTEGQLGGQAQVRGVSGVWKDLTDNVNSMANNLTSQVRQIAAVSSAVAQGNLSKKITVDAQGEMLQLKDTLNTMVDQLSSFASEVTRVAREVGTEGQLGGQARVQGVSGVWKDLTDNVNFMANNLTYQVRNIAEVTTAVANGDLMRKIDVDAQGEILALKTTINRMVDQLSSFASEVTRVAREVGSEGQLGGQARVEGVEGTWKRLTESVNELAGNLTTQVRAIATVTSAVARGDLTRSIAVEAQGELAELKDNINSMVANLRETTQANQEQDWLKSNLARISRLMQGHRDLYEVAKLTMSELTPLVSARYGAFYGIDPEGDHELVLIGGYGVRPDRAPRQRFAIGEGIVGQAAAEGRPIVLDDVPPQFITIDSGLSQSTPAQIVVLPILFESRVLGALELASFTPFGEVHLDFLRQLVETIGVTMNTIIANSRTEDLLTESQRLTRELQERSDELQRQQEELRRSNAELEDKAALLAKQNRAIEIQNFQIEQARRTLEERAEQLAVSSRYKSEFLANMSHELRTPLNSLLVLAKLLTENAEGNLTSQQVEFARTIHSAGSALLQLINDMLDLSKVEAGRMDIHPIQVSLPKMVDLLEAAFAPLAQDKGLSFSVDVESDVPNELRADEQRLQQVLRNLLSNAVKFTPRGEVKLRVAVAPPGVDFDDDTLHDARDLLAFQVIDTGIGIAPDKRDVIFEAFRQADGTTSRKYGGTGLGLAICRDIARLLGGEIHVDSELGKGSTFTLYLPASYTGPLAATDGSAGRRQLMASPADEPATVTVPEPPMPLDLPMPELVEPPIETPVQWQGDDPLSGAKILIVDDDIRNVFALTSVLERHGSTVVYAENGREGIEQLERNEDVALVLMDIMMPEMDGWATTSAIRRMPQFADLPIIALTAKVMRGDREKSIASGASDYVPKPVDVDRLLERLRGWLSRGRGATSDSSAEGS from the coding sequence ATGACCACGGCCAAGGCCGCGCTAAGCCCCGAGGAGAGGACGTACACCGAATCGGATCTCGTGCCCGTCCTGGAGACCCTTTTCTCTTGGCGTGACGGTGACTTCCGGCGTCGGGTGCCTCATGCGCCTCCCGGCATTCTCAGCGAGATACGGCTGCTGCTCAACGAGGTGGCCGATCGTCGCGAGCATCTGTCCAACGAGCTCGTACGCGTCCGTAAGGAAGTGGTCAAGGAGGGCCGGTTCAGCGAGCGGCTGACGCCCGGCCCCGGCGTGGGCGCGTGGGCGGAGAGCGTCGAGTCGGTCAACCAGCTGATCGAGGCCCTGGTGAGCCCGGTGAGCGGCGCGGCCGATGTGATCGACGCGGTCGCCAAGGGTGATCTCTCGCGCCGCATCGACCTCGACCGGTCGGCCCGTGGCGAGGTGCGCCGCCTGGGCAAGGCCATCAACGGCATGGTGGATCAGCTGGCGCTGTTCAACTCCGAGGTGACCAGGGTGGCCCGCGAGGCCGGCACCGAGGGCCGCCTCGGCGGCAGTGCCAACCTGCGCGGCATGTCGGGCAGCTGGCGCGACCTCACCGAGGCCGTCAACACGATGTCTTCGCGCGTGGCCGCGCAGGTGCGCGACATCGCGGTCGTGACCACGGCGGTGGCCAAGGGCGACCTGAGCCGCAAGGTGACGGTCGACGCCGTGGGCGAGATGTTCGAGCTGAAGAACACCGTCAACACCATGGTGGACCAGCTGTCCGGCTTCGCCGAGGAGGTCACCCGAGTCGCCCGCGAGGTCGGCACCGAAGGCCAGCTCGGCGGCCAGGCGCAGGTCACCGGCGTGTCCGGGGTCTGGAAGGACCTGACGGACAACGTCAACTTCATGGCCAACAACCTGACCTCTCAGGTGCGCAGCATCGCGACCGTGGCGACGGCGGTGGCCCAGGGCAACCTGTCGAAGAAGATCACCGTCGACGCGCAGGGCGAGATCCTCCAGCTGAAGGACACCCTCAACACGATGGTGGACCAGCTGTCCTCCTTCGCCGACGAGGTCACCCGCGTGGCCCGCGAGGTCGGCACCGAAGGAAAGCTCGGCGGCCGCGCCGAGGTGAAGGGCGTGTCGGGCGTCTGGAAGGACCTCACCGACAACGTCAACTCCATGGCCAACAACCTCACCTATCAGGTGCGGAACATCGCCCAGGTGACCACGGCCGTCGCCAACGGCGACCTCACCCGCAAGATCGACGTGGACGCCCAGGGCGAGATCCTGGAGCTCAAGTCGACCATGAACACGATGGTCGAGCAGCTGTCGTCGTTCGCCTCCGAGGTGACCCGAGTCGCCCGCGAGGTGGGCACCGAGGGCCAGCTGGGCGGCCAGGCGCAGGTCCGCGGTGTGTCCGGGGTCTGGAAGGACCTGACGGACAACGTCAACTCGATGGCCAACAACCTGACCTCTCAGGTGCGCCAGATCGCGGCCGTCTCGTCCGCGGTGGCCCAGGGCAACCTGTCGAAGAAGATCACCGTCGACGCCCAGGGCGAGATGTTGCAGCTCAAGGACACCCTCAACACGATGGTGGACCAGCTGTCGTCCTTCGCCTCCGAGGTGACCCGAGTCGCCCGCGAGGTGGGCACCGAGGGCCAGCTGGGCGGCCAGGCGCGGGTGCAGGGCGTGTCCGGTGTGTGGAAGGACCTCACCGACAACGTCAACTTCATGGCCAACAACCTGACTTACCAGGTGCGCAACATCGCCGAGGTGACCACCGCGGTCGCCAACGGCGATCTCATGCGCAAGATCGACGTGGACGCCCAGGGCGAGATCCTGGCACTGAAGACCACCATCAACCGCATGGTGGACCAGCTGTCGTCCTTCGCCTCCGAGGTCACCCGAGTCGCCCGCGAGGTGGGCTCGGAGGGCCAGCTGGGCGGCCAGGCCCGGGTCGAGGGCGTCGAGGGCACGTGGAAGCGGCTCACCGAGAGCGTCAACGAGCTGGCCGGCAACCTCACCACGCAGGTGCGTGCGATCGCGACCGTGACCAGCGCCGTGGCGCGCGGCGACCTGACCCGCTCGATCGCCGTCGAGGCACAGGGCGAGCTGGCGGAGCTGAAGGACAACATCAACTCGATGGTGGCCAACCTCCGCGAGACCACCCAGGCCAACCAGGAGCAGGACTGGCTCAAGTCCAACCTGGCCCGCATCTCCCGGCTCATGCAGGGCCACCGCGACCTCTACGAGGTGGCCAAGCTGACGATGAGCGAGCTGACGCCGCTGGTGTCGGCCCGCTACGGCGCCTTCTACGGCATCGACCCCGAGGGCGACCACGAGCTGGTGCTGATCGGCGGCTACGGCGTGCGTCCCGACCGGGCGCCGCGTCAGCGCTTCGCGATCGGCGAGGGCATCGTCGGCCAGGCCGCGGCCGAAGGCCGGCCCATCGTGCTCGACGACGTGCCGCCCCAGTTCATCACCATCGACAGCGGGCTCAGCCAGTCCACGCCCGCGCAGATCGTGGTGCTGCCGATCCTGTTCGAGAGCCGCGTGCTCGGCGCGCTGGAGCTGGCCTCGTTCACCCCGTTCGGCGAGGTGCACCTGGACTTCCTGCGGCAACTCGTCGAGACCATCGGTGTCACGATGAACACGATCATCGCCAACTCCCGCACCGAGGACCTGTTGACCGAGTCGCAGCGGCTCACCCGCGAGCTGCAGGAGCGCTCGGACGAGCTGCAGCGCCAGCAGGAGGAGCTGCGCAGGTCCAACGCCGAGCTGGAGGACAAGGCGGCGCTGCTGGCCAAGCAGAACCGCGCGATCGAGATCCAGAACTTCCAGATCGAGCAGGCCCGCCGCACGCTGGAAGAGCGCGCGGAGCAGCTCGCGGTGTCCTCGCGCTACAAGTCCGAGTTCCTCGCGAACATGTCGCACGAGCTGCGCACGCCGCTCAACAGCCTGCTGGTGCTGGCCAAGCTGCTGACCGAGAACGCCGAGGGCAACCTGACCTCGCAGCAGGTCGAGTTCGCCCGTACGATCCACAGCGCCGGATCGGCGCTGCTCCAGCTGATCAACGACATGCTCGACCTGTCGAAGGTCGAGGCGGGCCGGATGGACATCCACCCTATCCAGGTGTCGCTGCCCAAGATGGTCGATCTGCTCGAAGCGGCGTTCGCGCCACTCGCTCAGGACAAGGGCCTGTCGTTCAGCGTGGACGTCGAATCCGATGTTCCGAACGAGTTGCGCGCCGACGAGCAGCGGCTGCAACAGGTGCTGCGTAACCTGCTGTCCAACGCGGTGAAGTTCACGCCGCGGGGCGAGGTGAAGCTGCGGGTCGCGGTGGCGCCGCCCGGGGTGGACTTCGACGACGATACGCTGCACGACGCCAGGGACCTGCTGGCGTTCCAGGTGATCGACACCGGCATCGGCATCGCGCCAGACAAGCGGGACGTGATCTTCGAGGCGTTCCGGCAGGCCGACGGCACGACGAGCAGGAAATACGGCGGCACGGGCCTGGGCCTGGCCATCTGCCGGGACATCGCCAGGCTGCTCGGCGGCGAGATCCACGTGGACAGCGAGCTCGGCAAGGGCAGCACGTTCACGCTCTACCTGCCGGCCTCGTACACCGGGCCGCTGGCCGCCACGGACGGGAGCGCGGGACGTCGGCAGCTGATGGCCTCGCCCGCGGACGAGCCTGCCACCGTCACCGTGCCCGAGCCGCCGATGCCGCTCGATCTGCCGATGCCCGAGCTGGTCGAGCCGCCGATCGAGACGCCTGTCCAGTGGCAGGGTGACGACCCGCTCAGCGGCGCGAAGATCCTCATCGTGGACGACGACATCCGCAACGTGTTCGCGCTGACCAGCGTGCTGGAGCGACACGGCTCTACAGTCGTCTACGCTGAGAACGGCCGGGAGGGGATCGAGCAGCTCGAACGAAACGAGGACGTCGCGCTCGTGCTGATGGACATCATGATGCCAGAGATGGACGGCTGGGCCACGACCTCGGCGATCCGGCGCATGCCGCAGTTCGCCGACCTGCCGATCATCGCGTTGACGGCCAAGGTCATGCGGGGCGACCGGGAGAAGAGCATCGCGTCGGGCGCGTCGGACTACGTGCCCAAGCCGGTCGACGTCGACCGCCTGCTCGAGCGCCTGCGCGGCTGGCTGAGCCGCGGCCGAGGGGCCACTTCTGACTCATCAGCCGAAGGGTCGTGA
- a CDS encoding NYN domain-containing protein, whose protein sequence is MDRCALFVDAGYLLADGAMAVHGTRHREAVAWDYPGLLQLMTSLSRERTGLPLLRCYWYEATVEGRRTPEHDALADIPGLKLRLSRIRPGRREGVDAQVHRDLMTLARNNAICDAVVVSGDEDLAQVVCDAQDLGIRVSVIHIAADGGWAVSRSLRQECDDLVEVGSAHLRPYVSLVTGVTESASNGHHQPLSNGQATHSLPPSPSSSLPPSSLPSSLPPATPSTGSHAAGSSSSSTSSSQPSSNGPVSSGRGHASSTPPSLPTYASYQQAEQPSAPATGPMQAQQSAQSPSTGQFASPSSGGTYQPSQLGPYTGPQPAPVTPPPAATAGATTLSDAVKAAHREGHDFGESVARDAPALWLEAVLARKPRMPSDLEARLLQGSSLPIDFLLHDEVRHALRRGFWDALERARH, encoded by the coding sequence GTGGATCGCTGTGCGCTGTTCGTAGACGCCGGCTATCTGCTGGCTGATGGCGCGATGGCCGTGCACGGCACGCGTCATCGCGAAGCGGTCGCCTGGGATTACCCGGGCCTGCTCCAGCTGATGACCAGCCTGTCGCGCGAGCGCACCGGCCTGCCGCTGCTTCGGTGCTATTGGTACGAGGCGACGGTCGAAGGCCGCCGCACGCCGGAGCACGACGCGTTGGCCGACATACCCGGACTCAAGCTCAGGCTGTCACGGATCAGGCCGGGCCGTCGCGAGGGCGTCGACGCCCAGGTCCACCGTGATCTCATGACGCTCGCCCGCAACAACGCCATCTGCGACGCGGTGGTCGTGAGCGGGGACGAGGACCTGGCGCAGGTCGTGTGCGACGCGCAGGACCTCGGCATCAGGGTGAGCGTCATCCACATCGCGGCCGACGGCGGCTGGGCCGTCTCCCGCTCGCTCCGGCAGGAGTGCGACGATCTGGTCGAGGTGGGCTCCGCCCACCTGCGGCCTTACGTCTCCCTGGTGACCGGTGTCACCGAGTCGGCCTCCAACGGGCACCACCAGCCGCTCAGCAACGGTCAGGCCACGCACTCGCTGCCGCCTTCGCCGTCCTCCTCCCTGCCTCCGTCCTCGTTGCCGTCGTCACTGCCCCCGGCCACGCCGTCCACCGGCAGCCATGCCGCGGGCTCGTCATCCTCTTCCACGTCGAGCAGCCAGCCGTCCTCCAACGGGCCGGTGTCGTCGGGGCGCGGGCACGCGTCGTCGACGCCGCCCTCGTTGCCCACCTATGCCAGCTACCAGCAGGCGGAGCAGCCGTCGGCCCCGGCGACCGGGCCCATGCAGGCCCAGCAGTCAGCCCAGTCGCCCAGCACCGGGCAGTTCGCCTCGCCGTCGAGTGGGGGCACTTACCAGCCGTCGCAGCTGGGGCCGTACACCGGGCCGCAGCCCGCGCCCGTCACGCCGCCACCCGCCGCGACCGCGGGCGCCACCACGCTGTCCGACGCGGTCAAGGCCGCCCACCGGGAAGGGCACGACTTCGGCGAGTCCGTGGCCAGGGACGCGCCGGCGCTGTGGCTGGAGGCGGTGCTGGCCCGCAAGCCGCGCATGCCGTCCGACCTGGAGGCACGGCTGCTTCAGGGGTCGTCGTTGCCGATCGATTTCCTGCTGCATGATGAGGTACGGCACGCGTTGCGGCGCGGCTTCTGGGACGCCCTCGAACGCGCCCGCCACTGA
- a CDS encoding S9 family peptidase: MKAEERWQARFRASRMTLPSWARQAPNRSIYRSNATGTWEVYAWDRVTGAIRQVTDRPKGTAYAAIDPTGQWIYWFADTDGDEFGGWWRQPFTGGPDEPVAPSLPPGQPGGIALSTTGVAAISLASDSTFRIHLVREGEPDRLLYEHTEAAWVCDMSLDGSLIAINHGEYGDFRHPALRVVRANGETVSELYDGPGKGVLGLHFAPVVGDRRLLALHERRQRHEPLVWDPVTGEQREIWLKDSGDLDAEWYDDGRGLLILREDRARSYLHRYDLAGGGLTLIDTPHGVIDEAAPRPGGHVEYSWSSASRPPVIRSSTGQVVINPGGPPAPPSVPLEDIDVEGEGGRIHALISQPETGTAPHPTVFLLHHGPAAHDRDAFSPTVAAWVDAGFAVVRVNYRGSTGYGSAWRDALHGDVGHIELADVAAVRHCVIERGIADPDRLVLAGSAWGGYLTLLGLGTQPELWAAGIAAVPIACHQTSYEDEAESLRAYHRALLGGSPDEQPERYATSSPITYADQVKAPLLILAGENDTRCPLRQIEKYVATLAEHGREHEVYTYDAIRGSLVVSERIAQIAVQLEFARKHVNAH, encoded by the coding sequence ATGAAGGCGGAGGAACGCTGGCAGGCCAGGTTCCGGGCCTCGCGCATGACGCTGCCCTCCTGGGCACGTCAGGCTCCGAACCGCTCCATCTACCGCTCCAACGCCACGGGAACGTGGGAGGTCTACGCCTGGGATCGCGTGACGGGCGCCATCCGGCAGGTGACCGACCGGCCCAAGGGCACCGCGTACGCCGCCATCGACCCCACCGGCCAGTGGATCTACTGGTTCGCCGACACCGACGGCGACGAGTTCGGCGGATGGTGGCGCCAGCCGTTCACCGGCGGCCCCGACGAGCCGGTGGCCCCGAGCCTGCCGCCCGGCCAGCCCGGCGGCATCGCGCTGTCCACGACCGGCGTCGCGGCGATCAGCCTGGCCAGCGACAGCACCTTCCGCATCCACCTGGTACGCGAGGGCGAGCCGGACCGGTTGCTCTACGAGCACACCGAGGCCGCCTGGGTGTGCGACATGTCCCTCGACGGCTCGCTCATAGCGATAAATCACGGTGAGTACGGCGATTTCCGTCACCCCGCGCTCCGCGTCGTCCGTGCCAACGGCGAGACCGTCAGCGAGTTGTACGACGGCCCCGGCAAGGGCGTGCTCGGGCTCCACTTCGCCCCTGTCGTGGGCGACCGCCGCCTGCTCGCCCTGCACGAGCGCCGCCAGCGCCACGAGCCCCTGGTCTGGGACCCGGTGACCGGCGAACAGCGCGAGATCTGGCTGAAGGACTCCGGCGACCTGGACGCCGAGTGGTACGACGACGGCCGCGGCCTGCTGATCCTGCGCGAGGACCGGGCCCGCAGCTACCTGCACCGCTACGACCTGGCCGGCGGCGGCCTGACCCTCATCGACACGCCGCACGGCGTGATCGACGAGGCGGCTCCCCGGCCCGGCGGCCACGTCGAATACTCCTGGTCCAGTGCCTCCCGCCCGCCGGTCATCCGCTCCAGCACCGGACAGGTCGTGATCAACCCCGGTGGGCCGCCGGCGCCGCCGAGTGTGCCCCTCGAGGACATCGACGTCGAGGGCGAGGGCGGCCGCATCCACGCGCTGATCTCCCAACCGGAGACCGGCACCGCGCCCCACCCCACGGTCTTCCTGCTGCACCATGGGCCGGCGGCACACGACCGCGACGCGTTCTCGCCCACCGTCGCGGCCTGGGTGGACGCGGGCTTCGCCGTGGTGCGGGTCAACTACCGCGGCTCTACCGGCTACGGCTCGGCCTGGCGCGACGCGCTGCACGGCGACGTGGGGCACATCGAGCTGGCCGACGTGGCCGCCGTACGCCACTGCGTGATCGAGCGCGGCATCGCCGACCCGGACCGTCTGGTGCTGGCCGGCTCGGCGTGGGGCGGCTATCTCACGTTGCTCGGCCTCGGCACCCAACCCGAGTTGTGGGCGGCCGGCATCGCGGCGGTCCCGATCGCCTGCCACCAGACCTCGTACGAGGACGAGGCCGAGAGCCTGCGCGCCTACCACCGCGCGCTGCTCGGCGGCTCACCCGACGAGCAGCCCGAGCGGTATGCCACCAGCTCCCCGATCACGTACGCCGACCAGGTGAAGGCCCCTCTGCTGATCCTCGCCGGCGAGAACGACACGCGCTGCCCGCTCCGCCAGATCGAGAAGTACGTGGCCACGCTTGCCGAGCACGGCCGCGAGCATGAGGTCTACACCTACGACGCCATTCGCGGCTCGCTCGTGGTGTCGGAGCGGATCGCGCAGATCGCGGTGCAGCTCGAATTCGCGCGAAAGCACGTGAATGCACACTGA